In Trueperaceae bacterium, the sequence CGAGTTCGCGCGGCCGCTCGACGCCTCGCGCGGCGGCTACCTCGACGACCTGTTCGTCGCGCCGGCGGCGCGGGGCGGCGGCGCCGCCGCGGCGCTGCTGGCGGCGCTCGCCGCCGAGGGCCGTCGCCGCGGCTGGTCGGTGGTGCGCTGGATCACGGCCGACGACAACTACCGCGCTCGCGCCCTCTACGACCGGGTCGGCAAGCGCACCGCCTGGGTGACGTACGACATGCCGCCCGGCGGAGACGACGCGGCCTGATCCCGCGCCGGGCCCCACGACCCGACGGCGCAGAACCCCACCGACAGCGTTCTGTGACGGCTGGCCACCCTTCGGCCCGCGGGCGGGTCTACCCTTGCCGTGCTTCGGGGTGCGCCTGCGGTCGCCCTGATGACCGCGGGCGCCGCCCGGATGGGGCGCCACCGGCGCCGCCACGCCAGACCCCGGCCGCTCGCCGCGGCCGCCGCAGCACGTGACGGGCCTGAGCAGCACCGGCCGGGCTTCCGAGGACGCCAGTCCATCAGGGAGAGAGCCGGCGAACATGCGCGCAAGCGTGAAGCCGATAACGAGGGCGCTCCGCCTGGCGGCGGTGCTGCTGTTGGCGGGCGGCGCCGCCTTCGCGCAGGACGCGTCCACCATCACGGTCGACTCGTTCACGAGCGACTTCTCGGCCATGAGGCTCCTGACCGACCTCGCCAAGCAGG encodes:
- a CDS encoding GNAT family N-acetyltransferase codes for the protein MSAAARPVAVVRPGPEHRAGWDELYAGYAAFYRKEQTAAMRDRVWGWITDPGSEVECFLAVDAGGAPVGLAHFREFARPLDASRGGYLDDLFVAPAARGGGAAAALLAALAAEGRRRGWSVVRWITADDNYRARALYDRVGKRTAWVTYDMPPGGDDAA